One Sphingomonas sp. LHG3406-1 genomic window carries:
- a CDS encoding amidohydrolase family protein, giving the protein MTRSTKVRPSRAAFLAGLALLAAPATAQTIAVTGGTVALGDGSAPIPGGTVVIRDGRVVAAGANIAIPAGARTIDATGKWVTPGIIAGFSRLGLTDVDAVAQANDVSADGPFSAALDMSRAINPKAAPVAINRAEGVTRAIVAPSVGKSIFAGQGALIDTGADEEAVTRARLFQFVELGEQGSDQAGGSRAAAHALLRNALREAQQISGGAAPSGRDQSGRTVDDPRNDPVVANPNESRSYEARRNQDVLLTRYDAVALVPVIRGRQILLVHVERASDLRQVIALKREFPSLRLVIVGADEGWTVARELAAANIPVIASALSDLPSQFETLAATQSNIGRMRAAGVRVAIGTINDDDTRMAFRARWYAGNLVALTKLPGASGLSWGEALRAITSAPAEALGIGDEVGSLAPGRRGDLVIWNSDPLDNMSAAEAVFIDGVQQPLDTRQTKLRDRYRTLERGALPEAYRR; this is encoded by the coding sequence GTGACGCGCTCGACCAAGGTCCGTCCGAGCCGGGCGGCGTTTCTCGCCGGTCTTGCGCTCCTCGCCGCGCCGGCCACTGCCCAGACCATCGCCGTTACCGGCGGCACCGTGGCACTCGGCGATGGCTCCGCGCCCATCCCGGGCGGCACCGTGGTGATCCGCGACGGCCGGGTGGTCGCCGCGGGCGCCAACATTGCCATTCCTGCCGGCGCCCGCACCATCGACGCTACCGGCAAGTGGGTAACGCCCGGCATCATCGCCGGCTTTTCCCGCCTCGGCCTCACCGATGTCGATGCGGTCGCGCAGGCCAATGACGTCAGCGCCGATGGCCCGTTCAGCGCCGCGCTCGACATGAGCCGGGCAATCAACCCCAAGGCCGCGCCGGTCGCCATCAACCGCGCCGAGGGCGTCACCCGCGCCATCGTCGCGCCGTCAGTCGGCAAGTCGATCTTCGCCGGGCAGGGCGCCCTGATCGACACCGGCGCCGACGAGGAGGCGGTCACCCGCGCGCGGCTGTTCCAGTTCGTCGAGCTTGGCGAGCAGGGCTCCGACCAGGCGGGCGGAAGCCGGGCGGCCGCTCACGCGCTCCTCCGCAACGCCCTTCGCGAAGCGCAGCAGATCTCCGGCGGCGCTGCGCCCTCGGGCCGTGACCAGAGCGGCCGGACGGTCGACGATCCCCGCAACGACCCGGTCGTCGCCAACCCCAACGAGTCCCGCTCCTACGAGGCGCGGCGCAACCAGGACGTGCTGCTCACCCGCTATGACGCGGTGGCGCTGGTGCCGGTCATCCGCGGGCGCCAGATTCTGCTCGTCCATGTCGAGCGGGCGTCCGACCTTCGCCAGGTGATCGCCCTCAAGCGCGAATTCCCATCGCTCCGGCTGGTCATCGTCGGCGCGGACGAGGGCTGGACCGTGGCCCGCGAACTGGCGGCCGCGAACATCCCGGTCATCGCCTCGGCATTGAGTGACCTGCCGAGCCAGTTCGAGACCCTCGCCGCGACCCAGAGCAACATCGGCCGCATGCGTGCCGCCGGCGTCCGCGTGGCGATCGGCACCATCAACGACGACGACACCCGCATGGCCTTTCGTGCTCGCTGGTATGCTGGAAATCTGGTCGCCCTGACCAAATTGCCCGGCGCGTCCGGCCTCAGCTGGGGCGAAGCGTTACGGGCGATTACCTCGGCACCCGCCGAAGCGCTCGGCATCGGTGACGAGGTCGGTAGCCTCGCACCCGGCCGTCGCGGCGACCTTGTCATTTGGAACAGCGATCCGCTCGACAACATGAGCGCGGCGGAAGCGGTGTTCATCGACGGCGTCCAGCAGCCGCTCGACACCCGCCAGACCAAGCTCCGCGACCGCTATCGCACGCTCGAGCGCGGCGCGCTTCCGGAGGCCTACCGGCGGTGA
- a CDS encoding amidohydrolase, which yields MRGALIGASVAALALAGCATTGSAEKDSGERVAIASDPFPSTYQRYPGAPVLITGVTILDGEGGRIDNGQVYLADGKVRALGPTVSAPAGTATIDGTGKYVTPGIIDVHSHLGDYPSPGVQAHDDGNEATGPSRPEVWAEHSVWPQDPGFSRALANGGVTALQILPGSANLFGGRSVTLKNVPARTVQGMKFPGAPYGLKMACGENPKRVYGDKGGPATRMGNIAVTRQTWIQAKAYKAKWDNYEAEGGEAPDQDLAMDTLRGVLDGKILVHNHCYRADEMAIMIDLSKEAGYRIGTFHHAVESYKIADLLAREGICSAMWADWYGFKMEAYDGIRENIPFVDRAGACAIVHSDDANGIQRLNQEAAKAMAAGRRAGLAITEEYAWRWLSMNPAKAIGVFDQTGSLKAGKNADVVLWNGNPFSTYTRPERVWVDGALMYDANNPRLRPVSDFELGQPGEGDVK from the coding sequence ATGCGGGGGGCATTGATCGGAGCATCGGTCGCGGCACTGGCACTCGCCGGCTGCGCGACCACCGGCTCGGCGGAAAAGGACTCGGGCGAAAGGGTCGCGATCGCCTCCGATCCCTTCCCCTCCACTTACCAGCGCTATCCCGGCGCGCCGGTGCTGATCACCGGCGTCACCATCCTCGACGGCGAGGGCGGGCGGATCGACAATGGCCAGGTCTATCTTGCCGACGGCAAGGTCCGGGCCCTCGGGCCGACCGTCTCGGCGCCGGCGGGCACCGCGACGATCGATGGCACCGGGAAATATGTCACCCCCGGCATCATCGACGTCCACAGCCATCTTGGCGACTATCCCTCGCCGGGTGTCCAGGCGCACGACGACGGCAATGAGGCGACCGGCCCGTCGCGTCCCGAGGTCTGGGCCGAACATAGCGTCTGGCCGCAGGACCCCGGTTTCTCCCGCGCGCTTGCCAATGGCGGCGTGACCGCGCTGCAGATTCTGCCGGGTTCGGCAAACCTGTTCGGCGGCCGTTCGGTCACGCTCAAGAACGTGCCCGCCCGCACCGTCCAGGGCATGAAGTTCCCCGGCGCGCCCTACGGCCTCAAGATGGCCTGCGGCGAGAATCCCAAGCGCGTCTATGGGGACAAGGGCGGCCCTGCCACCCGCATGGGCAATATCGCCGTCACCCGCCAGACCTGGATCCAGGCCAAGGCCTACAAGGCCAAGTGGGACAATTATGAAGCCGAAGGCGGCGAGGCGCCCGACCAGGACCTCGCCATGGACACGCTGCGGGGCGTGCTCGACGGCAAGATCCTTGTCCACAACCATTGCTACCGCGCCGACGAGATGGCGATCATGATCGACCTCTCGAAGGAGGCCGGCTACCGGATCGGCACCTTCCACCACGCGGTGGAGAGCTACAAGATCGCCGACCTGCTCGCCCGCGAGGGCATCTGCTCGGCGATGTGGGCCGACTGGTACGGCTTCAAGATGGAAGCCTATGACGGAATCCGCGAGAACATCCCGTTCGTCGACCGCGCCGGCGCCTGCGCCATCGTCCATTCCGACGACGCGAACGGTATTCAGCGCCTCAATCAGGAAGCCGCCAAGGCGATGGCCGCCGGCCGCCGCGCCGGGCTCGCCATCACCGAGGAATATGCCTGGCGCTGGCTCAGCATGAACCCGGCCAAGGCGATCGGCGTGTTCGACCAGACTGGCAGCCTCAAGGCCGGCAAGAACGCCGATGTCGTGCTGTGGAACGGCAACCCCTTCAGCACCTACACCCGCCCCGAGCGCGTGTGGGTCGACGGCGCCCTCATGTACGACGCCAACAATCCGCGGCTCCGGCCGGTCAGCGACTTCGAGCTCGGCCAGCCGGGCGAAGGAGATGTGAAGTGA
- a CDS encoding NnrU family protein, producing the protein MSAVGVVAGFGAAFIATHLLMSHPLRQPLSKRLGGAGFQALYSVIALALFGGMIWARKGAGTEAWLWQPSPPMWIAAALLTWFASVLLVGSFRRNPAMVTFGPGSEVRIGQPEGFFA; encoded by the coding sequence GTGAGCGCGGTGGGCGTGGTGGCCGGCTTCGGCGCGGCCTTCATCGCGACTCACCTGCTCATGTCCCATCCGCTTCGCCAGCCGCTGTCGAAGCGGCTCGGCGGGGCCGGCTTCCAGGCGCTCTATTCGGTCATCGCCCTGGCATTGTTCGGAGGCATGATTTGGGCGCGCAAGGGGGCCGGCACCGAGGCGTGGCTGTGGCAGCCGTCGCCGCCGATGTGGATCGCGGCCGCCTTGCTGACCTGGTTCGCCTCCGTCCTTCTCGTCGGCTCGTTCCGGCGCAATCCGGCGATGGTCACCTTCGGCCCCGGCAGCGAAGTCAGGATCGGTCAGCCCGAGGGGTTTTTCGCCTGA
- a CDS encoding peptide MFS transporter yields MATTTLDHGDSRGTFLGHPKGLFVLFFAEMWERFSYYGMRALLIFYLTQHWLFSDSQAGLIYGAYTALVYITPVLGGYLADRYLGQRKAVTYGAVLLTFGHFLMGFEGDGGQDAASLNIFWLALAFIIVGSGFLKANISVIVGQLYPRTDVRRDGAYTIFYMGINLGAALGSLLCGYVGQTYGWAYGFGLAGIGMLLGLIVFVAFKGLLIGRGEAPDAERLNRRVMGIKFEWLLYLVGILAVGICWWMVQNQAIVGTFLGVAGLILVSYVLYSAVAKLDREARDRIFAAMFLIIGSILFWALFEQAGSSLNLYTDRYVDRAGVPASMFQSINAIYIVLLAPFFAALWTWLGRRGLEPSAPAKFGLALMQLGLGFLVLVWGAATGDLTPVLFIFLIYLLHTTGELCLSPVGLSAMNRLAPAHMASLIMGTWFFASATGNFVAGLIAAATGSEAASGEGAGKETVLAVYSQIGWIAIGVGVAVLVISPLIKKLMHLDTLRDDEDLAGRAEMGGDRGQDAGMFPQGETAPNTRKG; encoded by the coding sequence CCTTCCTTGGCCATCCCAAGGGTCTCTTCGTGCTGTTCTTCGCCGAAATGTGGGAGCGCTTTTCCTACTATGGCATGCGCGCGCTGCTGATCTTCTACCTGACGCAGCACTGGCTCTTTTCGGACTCTCAGGCCGGCCTGATCTACGGCGCCTATACCGCCCTGGTGTACATCACGCCGGTGCTCGGCGGTTATCTGGCCGACCGCTATCTGGGGCAGCGAAAGGCGGTCACATACGGGGCCGTGCTGCTGACCTTCGGCCACTTCCTGATGGGGTTCGAAGGCGATGGCGGACAGGATGCCGCCAGCCTCAACATCTTCTGGCTGGCGCTGGCCTTCATCATCGTCGGCTCGGGCTTCCTCAAGGCCAACATCTCGGTCATCGTCGGACAGCTCTACCCGCGTACAGACGTTCGCCGCGACGGTGCCTACACCATCTTCTACATGGGAATTAATCTCGGCGCCGCGCTCGGCTCGCTGCTCTGCGGCTACGTCGGCCAGACTTACGGCTGGGCTTACGGCTTCGGCCTTGCCGGCATCGGCATGCTGCTCGGCCTCATCGTGTTCGTCGCCTTCAAGGGCCTGTTGATCGGCCGCGGTGAAGCTCCCGACGCGGAACGGCTGAACCGCCGGGTCATGGGCATCAAGTTCGAGTGGCTGCTGTACCTCGTCGGAATCCTCGCCGTTGGCATCTGCTGGTGGATGGTGCAGAATCAGGCGATCGTGGGCACCTTCCTTGGTGTCGCCGGCCTGATCCTGGTGTCGTACGTACTCTACTCGGCGGTCGCCAAGCTCGACCGCGAAGCGCGCGATCGTATCTTCGCCGCCATGTTCCTGATCATCGGCTCGATCCTGTTCTGGGCCCTGTTCGAGCAGGCAGGGTCGTCGCTGAACCTGTACACCGACCGATACGTCGATCGCGCCGGCGTTCCGGCGTCGATGTTTCAGTCGATCAATGCCATCTACATCGTGCTCTTGGCGCCGTTCTTCGCCGCGCTTTGGACCTGGCTCGGTCGCCGCGGGCTGGAGCCTTCGGCCCCGGCCAAGTTCGGCCTTGCGCTGATGCAGCTCGGCCTCGGCTTCCTGGTGCTGGTGTGGGGCGCGGCAACGGGTGATCTCACCCCGGTGCTGTTCATCTTCCTCATCTACCTCCTCCACACCACGGGCGAGCTCTGCCTGTCGCCGGTTGGCCTGTCGGCGATGAACCGCCTGGCCCCGGCGCACATGGCGAGCCTCATCATGGGCACCTGGTTCTTCGCCTCGGCCACCGGCAATTTCGTCGCCGGCCTGATCGCCGCGGCAACGGGGTCGGAAGCGGCCTCGGGCGAAGGCGCGGGCAAGGAGACGGTGCTTGCCGTCTACAGCCAGATCGGCTGGATCGCGATCGGCGTCGGCGTGGCCGTGCTGGTCATCTCGCCGCTGATCAAGAAGCTCATGCACCTCGACACGCTGCGCGACGACGAGGACCTTGCCGGCCGCGCGGAGATGGGCGGCGACCGCGGACAGGACGCGGGCATGTTCCCGCAGGGCGAAACGGCCCCCAACACGCGGAAGGGCTGA